One genomic region from Cardiocondyla obscurior isolate alpha-2009 linkage group LG01, Cobs3.1, whole genome shotgun sequence encodes:
- the LOC139104040 gene encoding uncharacterized protein — translation MDGAATGIGRGPIADLGNLERWWYNPGIAAWSFVLFGCFLLNATLLLAFLVRPGLRTISNRFVMNLTVSNLLTCAVLNPLLMMDSPVVTDTLTTSTSMPDIAFDPKTSTSASPAAGNICAISEGATALVTTSSVLSVLLIAVDQYFAVVDPLRYRARVDKLKSAVLIVSIWLVSAVFGLIAALNPSPRSLWLSCSTTAVSSDNSSYREHVFAPRVSTTAETSIESAFAFFGNETSDEGEGEEDMVGATSTLLEAIEPADDSLDFFENSTVILRIASADSITYGLVFTIVHSVFAYLLPFAGVCWIYVRIYSAAHRNSERTRRTGSRPILSSGSFSEDPYGKPHHQSADTFPEEFRRIPKISSLSSIDETSETAHSANQISRRRSFSSSSDAVQTGPSDDNASTGVVFTVGLQPVEVLPRDQDDNNLTEAADLQINYLKKERGVSSYENLVANKFRDSEADRRRKSSYDLTDDIGESSGWLAGVDTSGSESEDERRYDYYDSLKVPKTSRELANRRTSDCFPSTVAGCEETEEPHDDVDLERGSFATHDEGISVAAKMVKQNELPSLGNSESRRSRRPSRRLSRPGIFDVNAESYGKAAETIGSNSLVEPSSCLLPPIVTITPAPGRPGTLHRVASVRSTSSYINSLKHRISNGSLFRYREETRAARVSALVIVMGLICWSPYVLLSVIKNLPQYSDHFFPHEYDVLALSFLILAAYASPLLFGYRSRRVKRELRKFFCFHRELSYRNNRSLMAKKVLKRRHSNTLSQLEMDHRYNIFNCVYGRSRWPKEKVQFVQVPDTALAVETCRSSFSSGASTQISSTSTEEC, via the exons ATGGATGGAGCTGCGACGGGAATTGGAAGAGGACCGATTGCGGATCTGGGAAATCTGGAAAGATGGTGGTACAATCCGGGGATCGCGGCCTGGAGTTTCGTGCTTTTCGGCTGCTTTCTCCTCAACGCGACGCTCTTGCTCGCGTTTCTCGTCAGGCCGGGACTGCGCACCATCTCTAACAG ATTCGTGATGAACCTGACCGTTTCGAATTTGCTGACGTGCGCCGTGCTGAACCCGTTGCTGATGATGGACAGCCCGGTGGTAACAGACACGCTGACGACGTCCACGTCGATGCCGGACATCGCATTCGATCCGAAGACGTCGACGTCGGCGTCGCCCGCCGCTGGCAATATCTGCGCGATATCGGAAGGTGCCACCGCGCTCGTCACCACGTCGTCGGTACTGTCGGTTCTGTTGATCGCCGTCGACCAGTACTTCGCCGTGGTGGACCCACTGCGTTATCGGGCACGAGTCGACAAGCTCAAGTCCGCCGTGCTGATCGTCTCCATCTGGTTGGTCTCGGCGGTCTTCGGCTTGATCGCCGCGTTGAATCCAAGCCCGCGCAGCCTGTGGCTGTCCTGCAGTACGACAGCGGTGTCGTCGGACAACTCATCCTATCGCGAGCACGTATTCGCGCCGCGTGTGTCCACAACGGCGGAAACGTCGATCGAGTCCGCATTCGCGTTTTTCGGCAACGAGACGAGCGACGAGGGTGAGGGAGAGGAGGACATGGTCGGCGCGACGTCGACGTTGCTCGAAGCGATCGAGCCAGCCGACGACAGCCTCGACTTCTTCGAAAACTCCACCGTGATCCTCCGTATCGCGAGCGCCGACTCTATCACTTACGGGCTCGTTTTCACGATCGTGCACAGTGTGTTCGCGTACCTACTTCCGTTCGCCGGCGTCTGTTGGATCTACGTCAGGATTTACTCGGCCGCGCATCGAAACTCGGAGAGGACACGTAGAACCGGCTCGCGGCCGATCCTTTCCTCGGGTAGCTTCAGCGAAGATCCGTACGGCAAGCCACATCATCAATCCGCAGACACGTTTCCCGAAGAGTTTCGCAGAATACCCAAGATCTCGAGTCTCTCGTCCATCGACGAGACCAGCGAGACAGCGCACAGCGCCAATCAGATATCACGTCGAAGGTCCTTTTCGTCATCCTCGGACGCGGTGCAGACGGGACCAAGCGACGATAATGCGTCGACGGGAGTCGTCTTCACGGTAGGACTGCAACCAGTAGAGGTGTTACCGCGGGACCAAGACGATAATAATCTGACGGAGGCGGCGGATTTGCAGATAAACTACCTCAAGAAAGAGCGCGGGGTTTCGTCTTACGAAAACCTCGTCGCGAACAAGTTCCGCGACTCGGAAGCGGACCGTAGGCGGAAATCTTCGTACGACTTGACGGACGACATCGGAGAATCCTCCGGGTGGCTCGCCGGGGTGGACACCAGCGGCTCCGAGTCCGAAGACGAGCGGCGCTACGATTACTACGATTCATTAAAAGTTCCTAAAACATCTCGCGAGCTCGCGAATCGAAGGACCTCCGATTGTTTCCCGTCTACGGTCGCTGGATGCGAAGAAACGGAGGAGCCGCATGACGACGTGGATCTCGAACGGGGCTCGTTTGCGACTCACGACGAGGGGATATCCGTCGCGGCCAAGATGGTGAAACAAAACGAGCTTCCGAGTCTCGGTAATTCGGAGAGCAGGAGGTCGAGGCGACCCAGCCGCCGTCTGTCGCGTCCCGGCATCTTCGACGTCAACGCGGAATCGTACGGCAAAGCCGCCGAAACTATCGGCAGCAACAGTCTAGTAGAGCCTTCGTCTTGCCTTTTACCGCCCATCGTCACAATCACGCCGGCGCCCGGCAGGCCGGGTACCTTACATCGAGTGGCCAGCGTACGCAGCACCAGCAGCTACATCAACTCCCTCAAGCATCGGATTAGCAACGGCTCCTTGTTCAGGTACCGCGAGGAGACCCGGGCGGCCAGAGTCAGCGCGCTGGTGATCGTGATGGGCCTGATTTGCTGGTCGCCGTACGTGCTGTTGAGCGTCATCAAGAATCTGCCGCAGTACTCGGACCACTTTTTTCCGCACGAGTACGACGTGCTCGCGCTCAGCTTCCTGATCCTGGCCGCCTATGCGAGCCCGTTGCTCTTCGGCTACCGGTCTCGACGGGTGAAGCGGGAGCTGCGCAAGTTCTTCTGCTTCCATCGCGAGCTGTCGTACAGAAACAACCGCAGCCTGATGGCGAAGAAGGTGCTGAAGCGCCGGCACAGCAACACTCTCAGCCAGCTGGAGATGGATCACCGttacaatattttcaattGCGTCTACGGCAGAAGCAGGTGGCCTAAGGAGAAGGTGCAGTTTGTTCAGGTACCGGACACCGCTCTCGCCGTGGAAACCTGCAGGAGCAGCTTCTCCAGCGGCGCCAGCACGCAGATCTCCAGCACGTCGACGGAGGAGTGTTGA